One region of Corvus moneduloides isolate bCorMon1 chromosome 1, bCorMon1.pri, whole genome shotgun sequence genomic DNA includes:
- the CRYGN gene encoding gamma-crystallin N isoform X2, translating into MSQYSGKITFYEGKCFTGRKLDLCGSCSSFQDQGFLNRVNSICVQSGAWVCFDHPDFRGQQYILEHGEYPDFYRWNGRSDHLGSCRPVGMHGEHYRIEIFEGSHFRGPSLELTEDCSFLQGQGWDKTCINALKVYGDGAWVLYEEPNYRGRMYVVERGEFSSFNAWQARSASVQSIRRVVNYF; encoded by the exons ATGTCTCAATACTCAGGAAAA aTCACTTTCTACGAAGGCAAATGCTTCACAGGCAGGAAGCTGGACCTCTgcggcagctgcagcagcttccaggaCCAAGGTTTCCTCAACCGGGTCAACTCCATCTGCGTCCAGAGTGGAGCCTGGGTCTGCTTTGACCACCCCGACTTCCGAGGGCAGCAGTACATCCTGGAGCACGGCGAGTATCCCGATTTCTACCGCTGGAATGGACGCAGTGACCACCTGGGCTCCTGCCGGCCCGTCGGGATG CACGGCGAGCATTACAGGATCGAAATATTCGAGGGGAGCCATTTTAGGggtcccagcctggagctgacAGAAGactgctccttcctgcagggaCAAGGCTGGGACAAGACCTGCATCAATGCCCTCAAAGTGTACGGTGACGGCGC GTGGGTGCTGTACGAGGAGCCCAACTACCGAGGCCGCATGTACGTGGTGGAGCGTGGCGAGTTCAGCAGCTTCAACGCGTGGCAGGCACGCAGCGCCAGCGTCCAGTCCATCAGGAGAGTTGTCAACTACTTCTAG
- the CRYGN gene encoding gamma-crystallin N isoform X1, whose amino-acid sequence MGVWLYPRSSPRARSPPSPQITFYEGKCFTGRKLDLCGSCSSFQDQGFLNRVNSICVQSGAWVCFDHPDFRGQQYILEHGEYPDFYRWNGRSDHLGSCRPVGMHGEHYRIEIFEGSHFRGPSLELTEDCSFLQGQGWDKTCINALKVYGDGAWVLYEEPNYRGRMYVVERGEFSSFNAWQARSASVQSIRRVVNYF is encoded by the exons ATGGGAGTCTGGCTGTATCCCCGCTCCTCACCGCGGGCCcgttctcctccctccccccagaTCACTTTCTACGAAGGCAAATGCTTCACAGGCAGGAAGCTGGACCTCTgcggcagctgcagcagcttccaggaCCAAGGTTTCCTCAACCGGGTCAACTCCATCTGCGTCCAGAGTGGAGCCTGGGTCTGCTTTGACCACCCCGACTTCCGAGGGCAGCAGTACATCCTGGAGCACGGCGAGTATCCCGATTTCTACCGCTGGAATGGACGCAGTGACCACCTGGGCTCCTGCCGGCCCGTCGGGATG CACGGCGAGCATTACAGGATCGAAATATTCGAGGGGAGCCATTTTAGGggtcccagcctggagctgacAGAAGactgctccttcctgcagggaCAAGGCTGGGACAAGACCTGCATCAATGCCCTCAAAGTGTACGGTGACGGCGC GTGGGTGCTGTACGAGGAGCCCAACTACCGAGGCCGCATGTACGTGGTGGAGCGTGGCGAGTTCAGCAGCTTCAACGCGTGGCAGGCACGCAGCGCCAGCGTCCAGTCCATCAGGAGAGTTGTCAACTACTTCTAG